A section of the Rhizobium sp. Pop5 genome encodes:
- a CDS encoding MarR family winged helix-turn-helix transcriptional regulator: protein MDSGAYLASQLAKGFARSLHQRAVGLGFSPGQFPILLELWAEDGLTQKQLLERVDIEQATMANTLSRMVRDGLIERRPHPSDKRAQLIFLTPKARAMEAEAIETAREADLALFKGFRVFERELTLEYIRRLLENAKAL, encoded by the coding sequence ATGGATTCGGGAGCCTACCTTGCCAGCCAGTTGGCGAAGGGTTTTGCCCGCTCGCTGCATCAGCGCGCGGTCGGACTCGGTTTTTCTCCGGGCCAGTTTCCCATTCTGCTGGAACTCTGGGCCGAGGACGGGCTGACCCAGAAACAGCTTCTCGAGCGAGTCGATATCGAGCAGGCGACCATGGCCAATACGCTTTCGCGTATGGTCCGCGACGGGCTGATCGAACGCCGGCCGCATCCATCGGACAAACGGGCGCAACTGATCTTCCTGACACCCAAGGCCCGCGCCATGGAGGCCGAGGCGATCGAAACCGCGCGCGAGGCCGATCTTGCGCTGTTCAAGGGTTTTCGGGTTTTCGAGCGCGAACTGACGCTCGAATATATTCGCCGGCTTCTGGAAAACGCCAAGGCGCTCTGA